A stretch of Eriocheir sinensis breed Jianghai 21 chromosome 68, ASM2467909v1, whole genome shotgun sequence DNA encodes these proteins:
- the LOC126988129 gene encoding mitochondrial import inner membrane translocase subunit TIM44-like isoform X2 → MPLSMHGHASDCLGAAAPWCRMAHRRLLLAWSRGGMGVPLPLPPASAHHMANMIQRCYSATPPPQRPPTFFGKIIENLRDEMNRSQKMKESLKEFRKDMEKLEKSEALQKVREKYQTVEEETAEGSKLAKKQFDTIKKKVAETVEEAQKAEILQKASKLTEEATRQAQKVGQTISQKGEEISKTQTYRTISDTAKAVKEEIDHSTFGGAGARVYKAPKVLRKRVERDPDAEKRIIQANTEARGITLHKDSQFAQSWQNFKDNNPYVNKVLVWKTKLDESDNPLVRASLLMKDKVSELFGGVFQRTELSEALTEICKMDPTFDKERFLLECEYDMIPNVLEAMIRPDLEVLQDWCYERAYSLLATPVKQAFQLGFTFDSKVLDVDNVDLVMGKVMDEGPVLAVSFQSQQIMCLRNNKGEVVEGDPSKVLRVQYVWVLCRDQSELDSRAAWRILDLSAQSTEQLV, encoded by the exons ATGCCTCTGTCCATGCATGGCCACGCCTCTGActgtttgggagca GCTGCTCCCTGGTGCAGGATGGCCCACAGAAGACTGCTGCTGGCCTGGTCCAGGGGAGGGATGGGTGtcccgctccccctcccccctgccagtGCCCACCACATGGCCAACATG ATCCAGAGGTGCTACAGTGCCACGCCGCCCCCCCAGCGGCCGCCCACCTTCTTTGGGAAGATCATTGAGAACTTGAGGGATGAGATGAACAGGAGtcagaagatgaaggaaagtttAAAGGAGTTCAGGAAAGACATGGAAAAACTAGAAAAGTCTGAAGCCTTGCAAAAAGTCAG GGAAAAGTACCAGACGGTGGAGGAGGAAACAGCCGAGGGGAGCAAGCTGGCTAAGAAGCAGTTTGACACCATCAAGAAGAAGGTTGCAGAGACAGTGGAGGAAGCACAGAAGGCAGAGATACTTCAAAAGGCCT CCAAACTGACCGAGGAAGCCACGAGGCAGGCGCAGAAGGTTGGGCAGACCATCTCCCAGAAGGGCGAGGAGATCAGCAAGACACAGACCTACCGCACCATCTCGGACACAGCCAAGGCCGTCAAGGAGGAGATCGACCACTCCACTTTTGGGGGTGCCGGGGCCAGGGTGTACAAGGCCCCGAAGGTGTTGCGCAAGAGAGTTGAGAGGGACCCAGACGCAGAGAAGAGAATTATTCAG GCTAACACTGAGGCGAGAGGCATAACGTTACACAAGGACTCACAGTTTGCTCAGAGCTGGCAGAACTTTAAGGACAACAACCCCTACGTCAACAAGGTGCTGGTGTGGAAGACCAAGCTGGATGAGAGCGACAACCCACTGGTCCGCGCCTCACTGCTCATGAAGgacaag GTGTCAGAACTCTTTGGTGGCGTCTTCCAACGAACAGAGTTGTCCGAGGCACTGACGGAGATCTGCAAGATGGACCCGACCTTTGACAAAGAGAGGTTCTTGCTGGAGTGTGAATACGACATGATTCCTAACGTTTTAGAAGCCATGATCCGGCCAGACCTCGAA GTTTTACAAGACTGGTGCTACGAGCGGGCTTACTCCCTGCTGGCCACACCCGTCAAGCAGGCCTTCCAGCTTGGCTTTACCTTCGACTCTAAG GTCCTGGACGTGGACAATGTTGACCTGGTGATGGGCAAGGTGATGGACGAGGGGCCGGTGCTGGCTGTCTCCTTCCAGTCTCAGCAGATCATGTGTTTACGCAATAATAAAGGAGAG GTTGTGGAGGGCGACCCCAGCAAGGTGCTCCGGGTTCAGTACGTGTGGGTGTTGTGTCGTGACCAGTCGGAGTTGGACAGCCGTGCGGCGTGGAGGATCCTGGACCTCTCGGCCCAGAGCACGGAGCAGCTGGTGTAA
- the LOC126988129 gene encoding mitochondrial import inner membrane translocase subunit TIM44-like isoform X3, with the protein MTWTRAAPWCRMAHRRLLLAWSRGGMGVPLPLPPASAHHMANMIQRCYSATPPPQRPPTFFGKIIENLRDEMNRSQKMKESLKEFRKDMEKLEKSEALQKVREKYQTVEEETAEGSKLAKKQFDTIKKKVAETVEEAQKAEILQKASKLTEEATRQAQKVGQTISQKGEEISKTQTYRTISDTAKAVKEEIDHSTFGGAGARVYKAPKVLRKRVERDPDAEKRIIQANTEARGITLHKDSQFAQSWQNFKDNNPYVNKVLVWKTKLDESDNPLVRASLLMKDKVSELFGGVFQRTELSEALTEICKMDPTFDKERFLLECEYDMIPNVLEAMIRPDLEVLQDWCYERAYSLLATPVKQAFQLGFTFDSKVLDVDNVDLVMGKVMDEGPVLAVSFQSQQIMCLRNNKGEVVEGDPSKVLRVQYVWVLCRDQSELDSRAAWRILDLSAQSTEQLV; encoded by the exons ATGACATGGACCAGG GCTGCTCCCTGGTGCAGGATGGCCCACAGAAGACTGCTGCTGGCCTGGTCCAGGGGAGGGATGGGTGtcccgctccccctcccccctgccagtGCCCACCACATGGCCAACATG ATCCAGAGGTGCTACAGTGCCACGCCGCCCCCCCAGCGGCCGCCCACCTTCTTTGGGAAGATCATTGAGAACTTGAGGGATGAGATGAACAGGAGtcagaagatgaaggaaagtttAAAGGAGTTCAGGAAAGACATGGAAAAACTAGAAAAGTCTGAAGCCTTGCAAAAAGTCAG GGAAAAGTACCAGACGGTGGAGGAGGAAACAGCCGAGGGGAGCAAGCTGGCTAAGAAGCAGTTTGACACCATCAAGAAGAAGGTTGCAGAGACAGTGGAGGAAGCACAGAAGGCAGAGATACTTCAAAAGGCCT CCAAACTGACCGAGGAAGCCACGAGGCAGGCGCAGAAGGTTGGGCAGACCATCTCCCAGAAGGGCGAGGAGATCAGCAAGACACAGACCTACCGCACCATCTCGGACACAGCCAAGGCCGTCAAGGAGGAGATCGACCACTCCACTTTTGGGGGTGCCGGGGCCAGGGTGTACAAGGCCCCGAAGGTGTTGCGCAAGAGAGTTGAGAGGGACCCAGACGCAGAGAAGAGAATTATTCAG GCTAACACTGAGGCGAGAGGCATAACGTTACACAAGGACTCACAGTTTGCTCAGAGCTGGCAGAACTTTAAGGACAACAACCCCTACGTCAACAAGGTGCTGGTGTGGAAGACCAAGCTGGATGAGAGCGACAACCCACTGGTCCGCGCCTCACTGCTCATGAAGgacaag GTGTCAGAACTCTTTGGTGGCGTCTTCCAACGAACAGAGTTGTCCGAGGCACTGACGGAGATCTGCAAGATGGACCCGACCTTTGACAAAGAGAGGTTCTTGCTGGAGTGTGAATACGACATGATTCCTAACGTTTTAGAAGCCATGATCCGGCCAGACCTCGAA GTTTTACAAGACTGGTGCTACGAGCGGGCTTACTCCCTGCTGGCCACACCCGTCAAGCAGGCCTTCCAGCTTGGCTTTACCTTCGACTCTAAG GTCCTGGACGTGGACAATGTTGACCTGGTGATGGGCAAGGTGATGGACGAGGGGCCGGTGCTGGCTGTCTCCTTCCAGTCTCAGCAGATCATGTGTTTACGCAATAATAAAGGAGAG GTTGTGGAGGGCGACCCCAGCAAGGTGCTCCGGGTTCAGTACGTGTGGGTGTTGTGTCGTGACCAGTCGGAGTTGGACAGCCGTGCGGCGTGGAGGATCCTGGACCTCTCGGCCCAGAGCACGGAGCAGCTGGTGTAA
- the LOC126988129 gene encoding mitochondrial import inner membrane translocase subunit TIM44-like isoform X1 — translation MAMAGTRAWRGAGPWAAPWCRMAHRRLLLAWSRGGMGVPLPLPPASAHHMANMIQRCYSATPPPQRPPTFFGKIIENLRDEMNRSQKMKESLKEFRKDMEKLEKSEALQKVREKYQTVEEETAEGSKLAKKQFDTIKKKVAETVEEAQKAEILQKASKLTEEATRQAQKVGQTISQKGEEISKTQTYRTISDTAKAVKEEIDHSTFGGAGARVYKAPKVLRKRVERDPDAEKRIIQANTEARGITLHKDSQFAQSWQNFKDNNPYVNKVLVWKTKLDESDNPLVRASLLMKDKVSELFGGVFQRTELSEALTEICKMDPTFDKERFLLECEYDMIPNVLEAMIRPDLEVLQDWCYERAYSLLATPVKQAFQLGFTFDSKVLDVDNVDLVMGKVMDEGPVLAVSFQSQQIMCLRNNKGEVVEGDPSKVLRVQYVWVLCRDQSELDSRAAWRILDLSAQSTEQLV, via the exons GCTGCTCCCTGGTGCAGGATGGCCCACAGAAGACTGCTGCTGGCCTGGTCCAGGGGAGGGATGGGTGtcccgctccccctcccccctgccagtGCCCACCACATGGCCAACATG ATCCAGAGGTGCTACAGTGCCACGCCGCCCCCCCAGCGGCCGCCCACCTTCTTTGGGAAGATCATTGAGAACTTGAGGGATGAGATGAACAGGAGtcagaagatgaaggaaagtttAAAGGAGTTCAGGAAAGACATGGAAAAACTAGAAAAGTCTGAAGCCTTGCAAAAAGTCAG GGAAAAGTACCAGACGGTGGAGGAGGAAACAGCCGAGGGGAGCAAGCTGGCTAAGAAGCAGTTTGACACCATCAAGAAGAAGGTTGCAGAGACAGTGGAGGAAGCACAGAAGGCAGAGATACTTCAAAAGGCCT CCAAACTGACCGAGGAAGCCACGAGGCAGGCGCAGAAGGTTGGGCAGACCATCTCCCAGAAGGGCGAGGAGATCAGCAAGACACAGACCTACCGCACCATCTCGGACACAGCCAAGGCCGTCAAGGAGGAGATCGACCACTCCACTTTTGGGGGTGCCGGGGCCAGGGTGTACAAGGCCCCGAAGGTGTTGCGCAAGAGAGTTGAGAGGGACCCAGACGCAGAGAAGAGAATTATTCAG GCTAACACTGAGGCGAGAGGCATAACGTTACACAAGGACTCACAGTTTGCTCAGAGCTGGCAGAACTTTAAGGACAACAACCCCTACGTCAACAAGGTGCTGGTGTGGAAGACCAAGCTGGATGAGAGCGACAACCCACTGGTCCGCGCCTCACTGCTCATGAAGgacaag GTGTCAGAACTCTTTGGTGGCGTCTTCCAACGAACAGAGTTGTCCGAGGCACTGACGGAGATCTGCAAGATGGACCCGACCTTTGACAAAGAGAGGTTCTTGCTGGAGTGTGAATACGACATGATTCCTAACGTTTTAGAAGCCATGATCCGGCCAGACCTCGAA GTTTTACAAGACTGGTGCTACGAGCGGGCTTACTCCCTGCTGGCCACACCCGTCAAGCAGGCCTTCCAGCTTGGCTTTACCTTCGACTCTAAG GTCCTGGACGTGGACAATGTTGACCTGGTGATGGGCAAGGTGATGGACGAGGGGCCGGTGCTGGCTGTCTCCTTCCAGTCTCAGCAGATCATGTGTTTACGCAATAATAAAGGAGAG GTTGTGGAGGGCGACCCCAGCAAGGTGCTCCGGGTTCAGTACGTGTGGGTGTTGTGTCGTGACCAGTCGGAGTTGGACAGCCGTGCGGCGTGGAGGATCCTGGACCTCTCGGCCCAGAGCACGGAGCAGCTGGTGTAA
- the LOC126988129 gene encoding mitochondrial import inner membrane translocase subunit TIM44-like isoform X4, whose product MAHRRLLLAWSRGGMGVPLPLPPASAHHMANMIQRCYSATPPPQRPPTFFGKIIENLRDEMNRSQKMKESLKEFRKDMEKLEKSEALQKVREKYQTVEEETAEGSKLAKKQFDTIKKKVAETVEEAQKAEILQKASKLTEEATRQAQKVGQTISQKGEEISKTQTYRTISDTAKAVKEEIDHSTFGGAGARVYKAPKVLRKRVERDPDAEKRIIQANTEARGITLHKDSQFAQSWQNFKDNNPYVNKVLVWKTKLDESDNPLVRASLLMKDKVSELFGGVFQRTELSEALTEICKMDPTFDKERFLLECEYDMIPNVLEAMIRPDLEVLQDWCYERAYSLLATPVKQAFQLGFTFDSKVLDVDNVDLVMGKVMDEGPVLAVSFQSQQIMCLRNNKGEVVEGDPSKVLRVQYVWVLCRDQSELDSRAAWRILDLSAQSTEQLV is encoded by the exons ATGGCCCACAGAAGACTGCTGCTGGCCTGGTCCAGGGGAGGGATGGGTGtcccgctccccctcccccctgccagtGCCCACCACATGGCCAACATG ATCCAGAGGTGCTACAGTGCCACGCCGCCCCCCCAGCGGCCGCCCACCTTCTTTGGGAAGATCATTGAGAACTTGAGGGATGAGATGAACAGGAGtcagaagatgaaggaaagtttAAAGGAGTTCAGGAAAGACATGGAAAAACTAGAAAAGTCTGAAGCCTTGCAAAAAGTCAG GGAAAAGTACCAGACGGTGGAGGAGGAAACAGCCGAGGGGAGCAAGCTGGCTAAGAAGCAGTTTGACACCATCAAGAAGAAGGTTGCAGAGACAGTGGAGGAAGCACAGAAGGCAGAGATACTTCAAAAGGCCT CCAAACTGACCGAGGAAGCCACGAGGCAGGCGCAGAAGGTTGGGCAGACCATCTCCCAGAAGGGCGAGGAGATCAGCAAGACACAGACCTACCGCACCATCTCGGACACAGCCAAGGCCGTCAAGGAGGAGATCGACCACTCCACTTTTGGGGGTGCCGGGGCCAGGGTGTACAAGGCCCCGAAGGTGTTGCGCAAGAGAGTTGAGAGGGACCCAGACGCAGAGAAGAGAATTATTCAG GCTAACACTGAGGCGAGAGGCATAACGTTACACAAGGACTCACAGTTTGCTCAGAGCTGGCAGAACTTTAAGGACAACAACCCCTACGTCAACAAGGTGCTGGTGTGGAAGACCAAGCTGGATGAGAGCGACAACCCACTGGTCCGCGCCTCACTGCTCATGAAGgacaag GTGTCAGAACTCTTTGGTGGCGTCTTCCAACGAACAGAGTTGTCCGAGGCACTGACGGAGATCTGCAAGATGGACCCGACCTTTGACAAAGAGAGGTTCTTGCTGGAGTGTGAATACGACATGATTCCTAACGTTTTAGAAGCCATGATCCGGCCAGACCTCGAA GTTTTACAAGACTGGTGCTACGAGCGGGCTTACTCCCTGCTGGCCACACCCGTCAAGCAGGCCTTCCAGCTTGGCTTTACCTTCGACTCTAAG GTCCTGGACGTGGACAATGTTGACCTGGTGATGGGCAAGGTGATGGACGAGGGGCCGGTGCTGGCTGTCTCCTTCCAGTCTCAGCAGATCATGTGTTTACGCAATAATAAAGGAGAG GTTGTGGAGGGCGACCCCAGCAAGGTGCTCCGGGTTCAGTACGTGTGGGTGTTGTGTCGTGACCAGTCGGAGTTGGACAGCCGTGCGGCGTGGAGGATCCTGGACCTCTCGGCCCAGAGCACGGAGCAGCTGGTGTAA